One segment of Methanofastidiosum sp. DNA contains the following:
- a CDS encoding ribosome biogenesis/translation initiation ATPase RLI produces MRIAVIDYDKCQPKKCNLLCLNYCPGPRMNEETIIVDEVTKKPIISEVLCTGCGICIHKCPYKAISIVNLPEELSQPIHQYGPNTFRLYRLPIPKEGKVLGLIGQNGVGKTTAIKILSGELYPNMGEYSSKEKKNLTSYFRGTELQGYFEKIESQNIKSSLKPQYVDKLSQVVKGNTLDLLQKVDERGVSKELIDELDLKDALDKDISVLSGGELQRVAVIASMSKEADIYFLDEPTSYLDIKQRLNVAKAIRKLAEQKTVVVIEHDLAILDYLSDNIHILYGQPGVYGIVSTPLGVRVGINMYLDGYIKEDNVRFRDESIKFYQKEDKTLKSKKVLLEYPSFEKTFDSFSLKTEGGVLHKGEVIGIVGPNATGKSTFIKILAGVLEPDNGEKFETELKVSYKPQYIKRDYEGTVRNLLAEVAKEKFFTNIYKAEILRPLEIDPIIDNTVSELSGGELQRVAIAACLSQDADLYLFDEPSAYLDIEQRLNFSKVLRRFIGDKDIMALIVEHDLVSLDYTSDKTIVFSGRPSVSGIASQPLSLREGMNKFLKEIGITFRREPESGRPRSNKIDSQKDREQKSSGEYYYFKA; encoded by the coding sequence TTGAGAATTGCTGTAATAGATTATGATAAATGCCAACCAAAAAAATGTAATCTATTGTGCCTTAACTATTGCCCAGGACCTAGGATGAACGAAGAAACTATAATAGTTGATGAAGTAACTAAAAAACCCATTATCTCTGAAGTTTTGTGTACAGGCTGCGGGATATGCATTCATAAATGCCCCTACAAAGCAATTTCAATTGTTAATTTACCTGAAGAGCTTTCTCAACCAATACACCAGTACGGGCCAAATACATTTAGACTTTACCGATTACCAATCCCAAAGGAAGGGAAGGTATTGGGTCTAATAGGGCAAAATGGAGTGGGCAAGACAACAGCAATTAAGATACTTTCTGGGGAGCTTTATCCTAACATGGGAGAATATTCTTCAAAAGAGAAGAAAAATCTCACTTCTTATTTCAGGGGAACAGAGCTTCAAGGGTATTTTGAGAAGATTGAGTCACAAAATATTAAGAGCTCTTTAAAACCACAGTACGTTGATAAACTTTCTCAAGTCGTAAAAGGAAACACCCTAGATCTACTTCAAAAGGTAGATGAAAGGGGAGTTTCAAAGGAGCTAATAGATGAGCTTGATTTAAAAGATGCTCTCGATAAGGATATCTCTGTATTGAGCGGAGGGGAATTACAAAGAGTTGCAGTTATTGCTTCAATGTCTAAGGAAGCGGATATTTATTTTTTGGATGAGCCCACCTCATATCTTGATATAAAACAGAGATTAAATGTTGCAAAGGCCATAAGAAAGCTTGCAGAACAGAAAACTGTCGTCGTAATAGAACATGACCTTGCTATTCTTGATTATTTAAGTGATAATATTCATATCCTTTATGGACAACCCGGAGTATATGGAATTGTTTCAACTCCTCTTGGAGTAAGAGTTGGAATCAATATGTACCTAGACGGTTACATAAAGGAGGATAACGTTAGATTTAGAGACGAATCGATTAAATTCTACCAAAAGGAAGATAAAACCCTAAAATCAAAGAAAGTCCTTTTAGAATATCCCTCATTTGAGAAGACATTTGATAGCTTTTCACTAAAAACAGAAGGCGGAGTCCTGCATAAGGGCGAAGTAATCGGAATAGTTGGACCAAATGCAACCGGTAAGAGTACATTTATCAAAATACTAGCCGGAGTTTTAGAGCCTGACAATGGAGAAAAATTTGAAACAGAACTTAAAGTTTCATACAAACCCCAGTATATCAAAAGAGATTACGAGGGGACCGTAAGGAACTTACTGGCTGAAGTAGCAAAGGAGAAGTTTTTCACCAATATATACAAGGCAGAAATACTAAGGCCTCTAGAGATAGACCCTATAATAGATAATACCGTTTCAGAGCTTTCCGGCGGTGAATTACAGAGGGTGGCAATAGCGGCATGCCTTTCCCAGGATGCAGATTTATATCTATTTGATGAGCCTTCGGCATACCTTGATATCGAGCAGAGACTTAACTTTTCAAAAGTATTGAGAAGATTCATAGGGGATAAGGATATCATGGCACTTATAGTTGAACATGACTTAGTTTCTTTAGATTATACTTCAGATAAGACAATTGTATTTTCTGGAAGACCAAGTGTGTCAGGAATAGCCTCACAACCCTTATCTCTTCGTGAGGGCATGAATAAATTTTTGAAAGAGATTGGGATAACATTCAGAAGAGAACCTGAATCAGGAAGGCCAAGATCGAACAAAATTGACTCCCAAAAAGACAGAGAGCAAAAGTCCTCTGGAGAGTATTATTACTTTAAAGCATAG